GAGGACTGGTCCctcattgtaaccctagctaggcaataggctgagggctatagaaatggagatttggtgctgcccaatgtgccttgaAGGCTtggataggagactgcctggaaagaccaggtcctggcatgggaggaactttgactttttttttcccagttgtATCTCGATCTTTGTCACAAACTTCATCATGTTCACCAGAAATTTAAATGTGTGAGATGAGTCTTAGGGGCTGTGTTTTTGCTTAAGGACTATTGTACCTAATGCATGGCTAAAGGTGGGTAGAGGGCCATGGTTTAGGTGCAGGATAATTGTAAGCACACAGAACTAATAATAGCGACAGGACTTTTTTCTGGGAAGCTTTATTCTTTCCTTTGTAATAATGGTTAAATGATGCACTCGTCTGTGCCAgactctctcctctctctggctGAGAGACTCAATGGACCGTTTAATGTGGAGCTGGCTGCTGATTCTGTTGCTGTGAAAATCTCTGAAGCCATCATGCACATGCAGGAGAACAGCATCAGCATCTCGACCAAGgtaaaacacacaacacacatacgcacacactcTTGTCAGTCATCACAGTATGTacattgtatgtgagtgtgtgtgtgtgtgtgtgtgtgtgtgtgtgtgtgtgtgtgtgtgtgtgagtgcaggtGTTTCAGGGTTGTGGGAATCCTCGTCCAGCCCCCAGTAGAACCAAGCGCTCAccgagagaacgagagagagagcgtaAGACTGACAGAGATCGAGAGAGCAGGAAGACATTCAGGACATTCAGTCCAGAGGAAAAGCCAACAACTGCTGCAGGAACCAATATGGACCGACTGGTAGGACAAAGAGTTAGAGTTGAGGTTCTTGTGTTTCTGTATTCAGCTGTTTCTCATTATTCAAATTGTGCTGAGGCGTTCCTTTGTGTTTATGTGTCCAGATTTTCATTTGTAAACGCCTTTGTTCAGGTGTCATCATGTCATAATTATTCAGGTTTAAATATTAATGTGTTCAGATTGTAGTGTGCTAATTCAGTTCAGGTATTACTTTGCgaattacagtactgtgcaaaagtcagaAACCACCGTTTTGTTTTCAATCAAATGGCCATTCAGGACTTattgttaattattatacatttttccgtggaataaaaacatattctattcccttctagtgagttTACTGATGACatacaatattatcatatcgcttatcctccatgtattacgccactctccccaatggagaatgagcgtgcaatatcgttataatattgcacattgtcaagacaacatggcatCACACATCGGCGCTCATGccaagatccagtgacaaaacttttctgctgcgcatgcgcacaatcatttctttgtcggccggcaaAGAGAgacgacgaggctaatccagtgctaggtttaagcactaaataaataaacttaaaactgaaactaaagacgtgctgaacacccggaaggctaccaaaacttcattatatattcttcacgcatatttacaagagaaaaacaaaccaacggacatcgaaaaactggaaaagagacacgttggagatgtaaaacttccacgctagcaagtgactgtgacagtttgtaaaaaaCATGTCCGtgaagtttgcttcattaaaagcggaagattttgagagaacagGTGGCTCTGTAGCGTGTAGTTGccgatgctgattttaaaagcaactcagtaaattacaaggtcaaggtttttttatttgccatttgtgcataaaccaacagttcagacacattggaatttttgtgcagggctcgctcagtcaacagattagaaaataaaaacactataaTAAAAATATTGAAACGCTATACAATAcgttggggggggggttatatgctcaaaattttaaatacaagtattaaacagaaggagagggcaaatgttaaataacattaataaaataaaaggctagtcctgagtgctgttcctggattatcaaaagaggggaaagttatatggaaatattgcacattttgggaggggaatgaaagttatgtggggatattgcacggttaaaatattgcacatttatcaaaGGGTATATGACACATAATCCTTTTTCACAGATAATAGTACATCACATATTGCATATGACAAGCAAAGTGAGGTAGTAATGGTTATTGTTACGCTTATTCAATAATTTTGTTTTGCCATCAgtctgactgtagcagggaagaagctgttgaagaACCGTGTTCTATGAGTGGTGATGCTGTCCGATCTGCTGTCTCAGGTTGTACGTGCAGTGTTTGTGTCTGAGTAGAGAGTGAGCTGGGTGGAGTGAGTCTCTGATGATTCCCTCTGCTCTGTTCCGACAACGCTGCACACACATAGAGTCCATGGAAGGAAGTTTTGTCCCTATGATCCTCTCCGCAGTCTTTATGACTCTTTGCAGAGCCTTCCTCTCTGCCTGTGTGGTGTTACCATACCAGACGGTGATGCCTGCGGTGAGGAGGCTCTCTATCAGTCCTCTGTAGGCCAGGGTGAGAGGGCGATGGTTCAGACCAGCTTTCCTGAGCAGCCTGATGAAATAAAGCCTTTGCTGGGCTTTTTTCACTGTGGCTGCGGTGTTGAGTCCAGCTCAGGTCAGATGTAACCTGCAGTCCCAGGAATCTGTAGCTGTCAGCCCTCTCCACCTCAGTCCCTTTGAGGATGAGAGGTTGTAGAGGGGGAGGATTCTTCCTGAAGTCCAGTATTATTTCTTTGGTCTTGTCTGTGTTGAGGATGAGGTCGTTCTCCTCTCTGTAGACAAGAATGTTGTTTACCAGGATCCTGTACCCAGACTTGTCTTCCCCCTGGATAAGCCCCAGGAtggtggtgtcatcagcatatttgATGATGAAGGTGTTATCTtgggtggagacacagtcatgggtgtacagggtgaagagtttGGGGCTAAGGCAGCAGCCCTGTGGGGATCCTGTGCTGATTGTGAGCTCAGCAGACACCTGTCCTCCCATTCTCACCACCTGTGAGAATGGGAGGACAGGTGTCTGCACAGGgaattacaggaaaataatcataaCATTCGGCTTGATTGTGCTAGCATTGtcctgcactagcattggccttcgctaacactataccagctagaaggtaactggactgccgcgcgaacagcaccaagtcgcgggTAAGTTTGTATTGGCCTTCGCTTACGCTACtactgaatgctacaccggctagaaggtaactggactgccgcgctaacaacaCCAATTAGCAGGGAAGCTCGTGTTggtctttgagaatgctgatatgaagagtgtatatgtataataataatattggctggcttttttcgtggtttatcagatatattccattcagatactcatcttcgactcattcaatatcatgctagctgaatggaagacATCTGATAGactatgaaaaaaagccagccgatattatttaaatattacatGGTAAACAGTAATGATGGGGAAATATACAACACATGAATTCCATTTTCAAACAAACATCCATGCAGTACTTATTTACAGCACAAATACAATATTTACAGATTTCATACTGTTTTTACTGTTGAAGACCATTGCATGATTTATGAACAATAGCAATAATTAACAATAATGATGGGGAATGTATTTAACAGAAAATCACACAGGTCTTCAAAAGTAAAAGAGTTTGACATCTGTAAATATTCTCGTTGTACGATTGAACTTTTGCACAGTGGTTGtgtgaatgcacacacacacatacatatacagagTTCATGTGCTGTTATGTTAAATGTATATACTGTGTTCAGACGTGAATGTTCTGGATTCAGGTTTTTAAATATTTATGAATGTACTGTATTATGGTGTTAACTTATTCATGTTCTGGGTTCAGGTGTGAATGTATTAATATACAATATGCATTCCTGTGTTCAGATGTTGGATCTCCAGCAGAGTCTGAGGCCAATGAGGGAGTTCTGGGTCATGCTCCCCCATTCTCTCTGCAATGAAGACAAAATGGCTGCTGATGTGACCAATGAGGAGCGCTGTTGGAATGGATACACACGTggaaggtgtgtatgtgtgtgtactatCTATCTGAGTAAATCACTCAGGAGAAGCTGTCTGCAAACTTCACATTGGTAGGTGTGTCTTTGAATACTTATTGTATAGAAACTCAAAGGCTTACCTTTCAAGTATATCTGAGTAGCACACGGTCCTCAAAAGCACTTTTTTATTGCAGTCAAAGATGTCCGCTTTTAATGAATATTGAATATTTATGAACATTTATAAATATTGATTGAAAAATCCTGTCAGAAAATTGGTGGGACATCGTCGAGGAAATGGAAAAACTGACTCATTCTGTCAGGACTAAAGCAGGGACCCATACAAAACTCTGGTCTAAATGGACTGTGTACAAGATGAAGGATGGGTCGAGTTCTCGGGTGTTATGAGATCAGATTAATAAGAGTGTGAAGCGTGTCGTGCCCCCCTGTTTCAGTTGCATGTTGTGTCAAGTGTatgcgtttttgttttttcttttcttttcggaTGTGGTGTTTGTCTTGGTCGTACGAATATGAATTGAGAAATGAATAAAGAAAGAGTGAAAAAAATCCGATCGAAAATAATTGGCTGGCTCTGCCCCATGGCCACGCTGCTTCTTGTGGCCCAAAACACTGGTGCTGAAGCGGAGCTGTCCCTTTAGCACCACCAGAGCCGTCGAACAAGGAGCAACACGCCGTTTAGACGGGGATTTCTTCAAGTCGCCGTCACAATTCAAAGACACACCCATGCCCCATTTTTCAAAATACACCCACTCAAACCTGCTATCATTTCCATGTAACATCAAGCTGCGTTATTTTGTCTTGTTAACTCCGactgagagaataaagagaggccAGCGAAGGACCAACAGTTTATAGCTGTGACAAAGTAAGTAATTTACAAGAAACAGCTTGTTTCACGGACGTCCCTCAAAATGAAATAGAACTATAAATGGCGAAAATAAATAATGATTATTAGCATTGGCAAATCACTCTTGGATAAGAGGAAGGAAGCACTTCGGAACATGCTGttattgaaaaaaaatgtgtgtatgtgtgtataggtATCTGATGAGTGTCACAGCTGATGGGTTGGTGAATCAGCTGAACAATCCAGAAGTGGATGTTGACAGTTCTCTGGACATCAGAACCCGTCAGATCCTCATGGAGCTTCGAGTGGCAATACACCGTCTCACACTCGCATATCAAGGAGTGGACACAGATACAGTACACAGTTAGTATGTCTAATTGAGGTTGCAAAACGGTCTCTTGTTGTTTCTATCGTTCACTCTGTCCCtaacctgtctgtgtgtgtctaggTGATGATGAGGATGGTAGTGGATCTGGATTAGTTGATGGGGAGGAGCTCTACAGGAATGATTGGCCCAATTCGCCACGAAGCCCTGCCCATCCTTACAAACCCCGCCCTCGAGACAGGAGTAGAGTTCATGGTTCGGTCAAATCAGCCGTCCAGAGAGTATCACCTCTTTCCtttttctctctctgcctctctctgttgTTCTTTCTCATCCTCCAGTGGAGAAAATAaattactgtagttttacatGAAAATTAATCTGTCATTTCCACAAGGCAGATTGAAAGACAGGCAGATGAAGAGACAGACTGAAAGTTGGACAGAAAGGGAGAaaaacaatgagagagagagacagaaagagactaAAGGATGGTGTAGCTGATAATCTCACGTTCACTTCGTGTacatttatatgtgtgtgtgtgtatgtgtgctttGTAGTGAATGTCAGCGAATGCATTGATAAATGTTCACACTCAATATGAATAAAGTGCATTTGATACTGATGTAACTTAAAGTTTTGGTGAACCAATCCAAAAGTGACATTCACCAATCAATCACAAACGTTACTGTTACCATCGAGTTGACGGTAAACAGTGACCTGTTGCTACTGTTTCACCGGTCTCGGTTCCAGAAGTTTCCGAGAGGAAACACTGCTCCATGATTGCGGCACTACAGTGTGACTCGTTCGGCTCTAGCGAAGTTAGCTATCAAATTCGTCAGGCTAAAACAACATGTTGAAAAGAACATAAAATAcgactgacacaaaatatttaaaATCTGTGAGCCCGAATTCACGAGGTCTAATTTCATAACATCTTTTGCAATGCGATAAATTAAGTAATCATGCATCATTTTTTTGTTCAAGAAAATGTTTATATGAGGTGGTGGTCAATCTGATAGCTAGCTGGTTTGGTTTGATGCTTTAAACATTGATGTAAAAATTTTCTGGAATGTCTTTGGAGGTTATGAATGTGAAGGATACTTCTGGAACAAAGACTGTTGAGAAAGTGGAAGTCACAGTTCACATCCTTCCAGTCAGCCTCACTGAATGTTCAAGCTGAATGTTTTGTTCTGCATGCCCACGTGGTAGGACTCCATTTTAGAGTAAGGTTTAGGATTACAATTGAAATAGTTTGATCCCTGAGGTGGGTGCAGACCGTGTTTATTATTTATGTATgtacgtttatttatttatttatttatttatttatttattaaaatggtgtaaAGTTCAAATGTCTCTCAGCAGTGTTCAGGATCAGAGCTGCACACATTTATACACATTTTTGAAAGAACAAACCAATCTTGACTTTTTTTTATCATGGAATTTTGTATGGACACTTGTAATAAACTATACCTTGTTCTCTACTTCTAATCCAATTGTCCTTCATTTGAAACACAAACTAGACTCTTATTTCAGGTAAAGTCTGTCTGAAATATCATAACATGCAGATCAATACCCAATATACGGTATCTAGTGGCCAAAAACTTGTGGAcaactgaccatcacacccatgtatGAGGGTaccggtaagtcaaaaagtttgaAGACGAATGAAAAAAAATCTTCATTTATGAAAAtaataaagctatttctctacatatcctcctaagtcttctgcaagtgatgtttccattggagaattccttctttgtattgcttttttgaattcttttgaattccttttgaaatcatAACATCTGtctgagaactttttgacttaccctcgtatgcaTTTTGAACATCCCACTGTACCCAAATGGTGTTAGCTTTAAAATTATTGTtggaaacaaaacacaaatgaaaacaGACAGATTTCAAAGGTGACGAACTGATTTGTCGTTTTAGCCATTGGTGTAAgtttaaacagatctgtttttcaTCTTCACCCTTCACACTTTTCATGTCTTCCCCACTAATTTTATTGATCCAGTTGCTTTCAAAATGTCATCACCCAAAATTCTTAGGTTGGAGGAAAAAACAGGGGGGAAACAGGTTAGGGGGGAAAAATCAACATGTATACCATGTCCTACTGTTCATCAGCTAAGACATATTTGATTCCTGAGGTTTGCACTGGAGATAGGAAGAGAATATAGATACAGTGATGATAAAATTCCCAAAACTAACCaaacaaaaatggaaaaaaatggcCCCATCCACAGGACATGAGGTTACTGATTGGTTGGATGAGTGTGGTCGATCCCAACAAAATCAAACATGCATGGGTGACTTTGAACCAATGCATTCGACAGTCCTGTCTCAATGTTTGTGTCTGAATTAACGTGCTTCAGTCAGCTCTAGGTGACACTTCTTTCATTTTGTGGTCTCGCCATGCACACAGGGCATCTTTCTGGAGGTGCATGAGATGCTCTGCCTAGGCTTTTGGATACTACTATGATCCAATGGACATGGAAATACCTCTTTTGGGGTTAGATTTTGGAACAGGGGGCATCGGGCAGTAACCAAGGGTAAGCGCCATGTTAGAAGTGTACCACCCCAGCCACTTGATTTCATTCACCAGTGACATGAGGTAAATGCCAACTCTGAGTTTGTATTGCACCTGTTGAAATTGTTACATAACCTCAGATCCAGTTTTGGCATCATAATTTTTAGCGTGATAGGACTGAAGCTGATGATGAAAGTAGTGCCTAAAATTGAGAGAATCATCTTTGAGAATGAACAGCACCACTAATTTCCAGGTGATTTTGCCAAACATTGTTTTCCTTTGGCTGGCAGTTGGCATATCAATGATGATCAAGTTGTATATTTACCCCTGAGCTCAACAGAGCAGAAGCCTGTCAGTGTCCATTTCTCCTCACCTGAAGGGCACCTTGATGAATGGTGGTGATTTCTGGTACAAAGTGCACTGGCAGACAGGATATTGTTTCCAGACGTTCCATAATTCCATGTCAAGACCAAGCCAGTGGACAGGATCAAAGGTATGCAATATGGTCAGCATGGATATGCAGCAGTTGGATTACTTCATTCTCAGTGCCTGGCAGGATAGTATAGGAGTCCACTACATATGAGGAAGTACTTTGCTGATGATCAGCTTGTCTGGCTTTCCATGTTCAGCAGTTCTGAAGGCAGTCATTTGATTTTAGTTTTTGGGCAAGGATGCCTactcttgcacctgcacagggatAATGCCAGGGTCAGCCTACACATTGGCATTGTCTTTGGCCAGGAGTACTGGATAGTGCTCATGATTGGCAGTTGGACATATTTGGCAGTGGTTCAAAGGGGATGGGTTTATTTGTAGCAGCTTCATGAAACCAGGTTTCAGCCAAGAAGGTGAAGGACTGGTAGCTTCTTAATACACAGCATTTTGCCTTTAACAGACATGTGTCACATCCGTGTGCATTTGGGCTTGGAGCTCGCAGCAGCGTGCCTCAGCCTGCACCTCGTATGCAGCATCATGCTCAAACTCATTTGGACCAATTGCCATGCATTTGTTCCTgatcagagtgcaatcacagctcgCACATATAATGGACTCTCttcacacacagactttgcgatgTAT
This genomic interval from Neoarius graeffei isolate fNeoGra1 chromosome 20, fNeoGra1.pri, whole genome shotgun sequence contains the following:
- the gpc2 gene encoding glypican-2 isoform X3 is translated as MEETLVRQSEADFLSSVEETSQFLLTSFTHTHRRFDEFFHELIGVSEKSMNQMFTKTYGRMYTQNTRLFQQLFTQLRQYYTDGGVYISEAVSDFWTELVERVFTLLNPHYHFSVDYLECVSKHTQHLQPFGELQRKLSTQLSRALIAARALVQGLSTGRDIVNKAIKFSVSAECGQALMRQLYCPLCSGSPSLRSCHPLCLNIMKGCLANLAELNSEWNRFIDSLLSLAERLNGPFNVELAADSVAVKISEAIMHMQENSISISTKVFQGCGNPRPAPSRTKRSPRERERERKTDRDRESRKTFRTFSPEEKPTTAAGTNMDRLMLDLQQSLRPMREFWVMLPHSLCNEDKMAADVTNEERCWNGYTRGRYLMSVTADGLVNQLNNPEVDVDSSLDIRTRQILMELRVAIHRLTLAYQGVDTDTVHSDDEDGSGSGLVDGEELYRNDWPNSPRSPAHPYKPRPRDRSRVHGSVKSAVQRVSPLSFFSLCLSLLFFLILQWRK